In the genome of Triticum urartu cultivar G1812 chromosome 5, Tu2.1, whole genome shotgun sequence, one region contains:
- the LOC125506976 gene encoding mechanosensitive ion channel protein 2, chloroplastic-like: MAVGLTSQLFQGVTATNRFGQTNNFCGVRRIAGVEMRRSPPSTSFPSLAYGQDSLVHNSSGRNYMPMLYVPYRYRALRVRSFVLPVALKEIPLVKSASLVLTRSCDTLLANPATALVVPAIGIIVFALWGFLPLVKDIRNRFDHGGNWKKSPTYLISSSYLQPLLLWTGATLICRGLDPVVLPSAASQAVKTRLLTFVRSLSTVLATAYIMTSLIQQVQKFLVDIRSPSDTRAMGLDFTMRAVYTGIWIAAVSLFMELLGFNTQKWITAGGFGTVLLTLAGREIFTNFLSSVMINATRPFVVSEWINAKIDGVEVSGIVEHVGLWSPTIIRGDDREAIYIPNHKFTMSILRNNTRRNHWRIKTYLAISHMDAGKIGIIVADMRKVLAKNHHIEQQKLHRRVFFEKIDPKTQALMIYISCFVKTSHFEEYLNVQEAVMLDLLTIVGHHRARLATQIRTVQKSYGNADIDNIPFGEDTYSPRARGRPLLIDTSARISDDKKPPRPVVAREDQKAKVASVSAVETKSDAPDGSSLNNSEKQEEKKLVPDDAGLKKDHVKTTIPSPTTPWADPVASTTSKTDEGKAQGSEGQGDGSSVATPKKESSRPAFEDNIVLGVALEGSKRTLPIDEGMNPHLSLSEPEQDAGSSPKKKGQSYSLSGQEKAD; this comes from the exons ATGGCGGTTGGACTAACATCCCAGCTGTTCCAAGGAGTCACTGCTACCAACAGATTCGGCCAAACCAACAATTTCTGTGGAGTACGACGAATAGCTGGTGTGGAGATGCGACGTTCTCCCCCATCCACTTCGTTTCCTTCACTTGCTTAT GGGCAAGATTCCTTGGTGCATAACTCGTCCGGGAGGAACTACATGCCCATGCTTTATGTGCCTTATAGATATCGGGCCTTGCGTGTTAGATCTTTTGTCTTGCCAGTTGCTTTGAAGGAAATTCCTTTGGTGAAGAGTGCGTCATTAGTATTGACTAG GTCATGCGACACTTTACTTGCAAATCCAGCTACTGCACTCGTGGTACCTGCAATTGGAATAATTGTATTTGCTCTATGGGGTTTTTTGCCTCTAGTGAAGGACATCAGAAACCGTTTTGAT CATGGAGGTAACTGGAAAAAGAGCCCTACATACCTAATTTCTAGTTCCTACCTTCAACCTTTACTCCTTTGGACAGGGGCAACACTTATCTGCAG GGGTTTGGATCCAGTCGTGTTGCCTTCAGCAGCAAGCCAAGCTGTTAAAACGCGCCTTTTGACTTTTGTGAGATCCTTATCGACCGTCCTGGCTACTGCATATATTATGACAAG CTTGATTCAGCAGGTACAGAAATTTCTAGTGGACATACGAAGCCCCAGTGATACACGAGCT ATGGGGTTGGATTTTACCATGAGAGCTGTTTACACTGGTATCTGGATTGCTGCTGTTTCTCTCTTTATGGAGTTGCTGGGTTTCAATACCCAGAAGTGGATAACTGCTGGAGGTTTCGGGACAGTATTGCTTACGCTTGCTGGTCGTGAG ATTTTTACAAATTTCCTCTCAAGTGTTATGATCAATGCCACCCGCCCATTTGTAGTGAGTGAATGGATCAATGCAAAGATAGATGGTGTTGAGGTATCTGGTATTGTTGAG CATGTTGGCCTGTGGTCACCAACAATCATTAGAGGCGATGACAGAGAAGCTATATACATCCCTAATCATAAATTCACAATGTCTATATTGAGGAATAACACTCGGAGAAACCATTGGCGTATTAAGACATATCTTGCTATAAGCCACATGGACGCTGGAAAAATTGGT ATAATTGTTGCAGACATGAGGAAAGTGTTGGCCAAGAATCATCATATTGAACAACAGAAGTTGCATAGGAGAGTATTCTTTGAAAAAATTGATCCGAAAACTCAAGCTCTTATG ATATACATATCCTGCTTTGTGAAGACATCGCATTTTGAAGAGTATCTAAATGTCCAG GAAGCTGTTATGTTGGATCTTCTTACAATAGTTGGGCACCACAGGGCAAGGCTTGCCACGCAGATCCGAACAGTTCAGAAATCATATGGCAACGCAGACATTGACAACATTCCTTTTGGAGAGGATACATATAGTCCTCGTGCACGTGGCCGTCCGCTCCTGATCGATACTTCTGCAAGGATCAGTGACGACAAGAAACCTCCTCGACCAGTGGTAGCACGTGAAGATCAGAAAGCAAAGGTGGCCAGTGTATCAGCGGTAGAGACAAAGTCAGATGCACCTGATGGTTCTAGTTTAAACAACTCGGAGAAGCAGGAGGAGAAAAAGTTGGTTCCAGACGATGCTGGGTTGAAGAAGGATCATGTGAAAACAACAATACCATCTCCCACAACTCCATGGGCAGATCCTGTTGCGTCTACTACTTCCAAGACTGATGAAGGGAAGGCTCAAGGATCAGAAGGACAAGGGGATGGTTCTTCAGTTGCTACGCCAAAGAAGGAATCTAGTAGACCTGCCTTTGAAGACAACATTGTTCTTGGTGTAGCTCTCGAGGGCTCGAAGAGGACACTCCCAATCGATGAAGGAATGAACCCTCATCTATCGCTATCTGAACCTGAGCAAGACGCTGGTTCGTCGCCTAAGAAGAAAGGTCAAAGCTACTCACTTTCAGGCCAAGAGAAGGCGGACTAG